The genomic segment TGAGTCACTGTCAAAGTGGCTTGGCCTCTTGTTTGTAATCTTTTCAAGGCAATATCTAATGCAATGGTTGCAATTCTTCTTGTTGCAATTTCGGATATTCTCTTTGTGGCATCAGCAACTCTTGTACCTGTGGCCTTGTCAATGTAtgttttttcaattttaatgTACAGGTCCTCAGTATTTTCTCTGACGATAACCATGTCAATTGGTTTACCCTTTTCTCCCTCTACAGACTTAACAGGACGAACATTAGCGAAAAGGCCCATTTCCCTCCTTAGAGCAACAATTGGTGAGGAGTAACCTTCCACCTTAGTAGTTGGAGACTGAACTGCACCGAAAAGAGCACCTTGACATTGTTCCTTCAACACTTTAACAGTCTCATCAGGCAACGCCTTTCCTGTTTCTTGGAATGTTTGGAAACCGGCGTAGAGATCAATAAAGTTGAAGCTTAGGCCGTGCTTGGAGTTAAGGTTTTCCAAAACTTGCTTACCAGCAGGAATGACTTCCTTACCGATACCGTCACCGGGGATAAGACCAATAGTGAGTGATTTGCGAGCAGCGTTAGATGCTAACCCACGGCAGGCAGATAATCTAGTAGCAACAGATCTAAACATCTTTTTGAGTGCGTTACTATCTTAGTTATATAAATATGTCGCACTAATATAATAATCGCATAGATACAGTCTTAGCTAATTCTAAATCAGTTAAGATGTCCTTATATAACTGTAGAACCAGTTTAGTTTCTTGTTGTTCTTTCCTCTAATTAGAGTCATCTtaagaatatttttccacgggaaaaaagtgaaaaaaaaaaaaaaaaaaaaaaaaaagagtgGGAATTTTCAGTgcagttgaaaaaatcgaGGTGGAATTTGAGAACGACAATTACTTAGCACTACATGTGTTGTTCTCGTTTGTTTTTAATTATATACAGGTTGGTTAGGTGACGTTGGAGAAAAGAGGCAGCCCACCTAGAAGTGGAGGTTCTCGGAAGTGGtggattcttcttcttgcgCCGTATTCAATGTAGTGTCGTCCTTCCACGACCCTGCAGGGTTACTTGTCCTTGCTGCCATTAGTTCAGTTTCTTCAACTACCTTCTTTTCCCAGACGTCTAGGACCTCTTGTTCCTTTTGTATACCATGTTCAATGGCAGAAACTCCAAAGAGGGATCCGAACATCTCCGCTTCTTCCAAAGCCACTTGCTGCTCTGTTTCTTCTTGCATTCTCAACGCATAGAATTCATATCTGGCATGGTCATATGCTTCGACCATGTCCCCATACTGCTTCGTTTTGATTAAGTACATAGTTCGCTGGATAACACTTTCACCATCGAGTGGTCTTCCTATCTGAAGCATATGGCTCCAATCGTAGTTTTCATCACCAATTTCGTTTTCCACTAAAATCTTAGGTCTCGACAACTCCCATGGATGTTGTTTGTAAAAGAGCGATCTGAGCCTATCCTCAACGTATGTTAGTTTAGGTGGCCTGTACAGCCTTTTCACGCCCA from the Saccharomyces cerevisiae S288C chromosome IX, complete sequence genome contains:
- the LYS12 gene encoding homoisocitrate dehydrogenase (Homo-isocitrate dehydrogenase; an NAD-linked mitochondrial enzyme required for the fourth step in the biosynthesis of lysine, in which homo-isocitrate is oxidatively decarboxylated to alpha-ketoadipate), which translates into the protein MFRSVATRLSACRGLASNAARKSLTIGLIPGDGIGKEVIPAGKQVLENLNSKHGLSFNFIDLYAGFQTFQETGKALPDETVKVLKEQCQGALFGAVQSPTTKVEGYSSPIVALRREMGLFANVRPVKSVEGEKGKPIDMVIVRENTEDLYIKIEKTYIDKATGTRVADATKRISEIATRRIATIALDIALKRLQTRGQATLTVTHKSNVLSQSDGLFREICKEVYESNKDKYGQIKYNEQIVDSMVYRLFREPQCFDVIVAPNLYGDILSDGAAALVGSLGVVPSANVGPEIVIGEPCHGSAPDIAGKGIANPIATIRSTALMLEFLGHNEAAQDIYKAVDANLREGSIKTPDLGGKASTQQVVDDVLSRL
- the RSM25 gene encoding mitochondrial 37S ribosomal protein mS23 RSM25 (Mitochondrial ribosomal protein of the small subunit), producing the protein MKIQTNAVNVLQRTSAYLKSGLLKETPAWYNVVASIPPSTKFTREPRFKNPSNGHIIGKLVDVTEQPHANNKGLYKTRPNSSDKRVGVKRLYRPPKLTYVEDRLRSLFYKQHPWELSRPKILVENEIGDENYDWSHMLQIGRPLDGESVIQRTMYLIKTKQYGDMVEAYDHARYEFYALRMQEETEQQVALEEAEMFGSLFGVSAIEHGIQKEQEVLDVWEKKVVEETELMAARTSNPAGSWKDDTTLNTAQEEESTTSENLHF